Proteins encoded by one window of Colletes latitarsis isolate SP2378_abdomen chromosome 5, iyColLati1, whole genome shotgun sequence:
- the LOC143341989 gene encoding serine/threonine-protein phosphatase PP1-beta catalytic subunit isoform X1, whose translation MADVELNVDNLIERLLEVYHTQKDQVQKKPKLKDIFSSDFVVRGSRPGKTVLMSEGEVRGLCLKSREIFLQQPILLELEAPLKICGDIHGQYTDLLRLFEYGGFPPEANYLFLGDYVDRGKQSLETICLLLAYKIKYPENFFLLRGNHECASINRIYGFYDECKRRYNIKLWKTFTDCFNCLPIAAIVDEKIFCCHGGLSPDLQNMEQIRRIMRPTDVPDTGLLCDLLWSDPDKEVQGWGENDRGVSFTFGPDVVSKFLNRHDMDLICRAHQVVEDGYEFFAKRQLVTLFSAPNYCGEFDNAGGMMSVDETLMCSFQILKPSEKKAKYQFVAVNTGQGTRPSTPQRNPVKKK comes from the exons ATGGCGGATGTCGAGTTGAACGTCGACAACCTGATAGAAAGATTGTTGGAAG TATACCACACGCAGAAAGACCAGgttcagaagaaacccaagctAAAAGATATTTTCTCGTCGGATTTTGTCG TCAGAGGAAGCCGGCCAGGGAAGACCGTGTTAATGTCAGAGGGCGAGGTGCGCGGCCTTTGCCTCAAGTCACGGGAGATTTTCCTTCAGCAGCCGATCCTTTTGGAATTGGAAGCGCCACTTAAGATCTGCGGCGATATTCACGGACAATACACCGACTTGTTACGATTGTTCGAATACGGCGGTTTCCCACCAGAGGCGAACTATCTGTTTCTCGGAGACTACGTCGATCGGGGCAAACAGTCGTTGGAGACGATATGCTTGCTGCTAGCATATAAGATCAAATACCCGGAAAATTTCTTCTTGTTGCGCGGGAATCACGAGTGCGCAAGCATAAACAGGATATACGGGTTCTACGACGAGTGCAAGAGACGATACAACATCAAATTATGGAAAACGTTCACGGATTGTTTTAATTGTTTGCCGATCGCCGCGATCGTTGACGAAAAAATATTCTGTTGCCACGGTGGACTCAGTCCGGATCTGCAG AACATGGAACAAATCAGAAGAATTATGCGCCCGACTGATGTACCTGATACTGGCCTTCTGTGTGACTTATTATGGTCAGATCCGGATAAGGAGGTTCAG GGATGGGGAGAGAATGATAGAGGTGTTTCGTTCACGTTCGGTCCGGACGTAGTATCCAAGTTCTTAAATCGTCACGATATGGATTTAATATGTAGAGCGCATCAGGTTGTCGAAGATGGTTACGAATTTTTCGCGAAACGCCAATTGGTTACTTTGTTTTCTGCGCCGAATTATTGCGGAGAATTTGACAACGCCGGTGGAATGATGAGCGTCGATGAGACCCTAATGTGCAGTTTTCAG ATATTGAAACCATCGGAGAAGAAAGCAAAGTATCAGTTTGTAGCAGTGAATACAGGGCAGGGCACAAGACCATCTACACCACAGAGGAATCCAGTGaaaaagaaatga
- the LOC143341989 gene encoding serine/threonine-protein phosphatase PP1-beta catalytic subunit isoform X2 translates to MADVELNVDNLIERLLEVRGSRPGKTVLMSEGEVRGLCLKSREIFLQQPILLELEAPLKICGDIHGQYTDLLRLFEYGGFPPEANYLFLGDYVDRGKQSLETICLLLAYKIKYPENFFLLRGNHECASINRIYGFYDECKRRYNIKLWKTFTDCFNCLPIAAIVDEKIFCCHGGLSPDLQNMEQIRRIMRPTDVPDTGLLCDLLWSDPDKEVQGWGENDRGVSFTFGPDVVSKFLNRHDMDLICRAHQVVEDGYEFFAKRQLVTLFSAPNYCGEFDNAGGMMSVDETLMCSFQILKPSEKKAKYQFVAVNTGQGTRPSTPQRNPVKKK, encoded by the exons ATGGCGGATGTCGAGTTGAACGTCGACAACCTGATAGAAAGATTGTTGGAAG TCAGAGGAAGCCGGCCAGGGAAGACCGTGTTAATGTCAGAGGGCGAGGTGCGCGGCCTTTGCCTCAAGTCACGGGAGATTTTCCTTCAGCAGCCGATCCTTTTGGAATTGGAAGCGCCACTTAAGATCTGCGGCGATATTCACGGACAATACACCGACTTGTTACGATTGTTCGAATACGGCGGTTTCCCACCAGAGGCGAACTATCTGTTTCTCGGAGACTACGTCGATCGGGGCAAACAGTCGTTGGAGACGATATGCTTGCTGCTAGCATATAAGATCAAATACCCGGAAAATTTCTTCTTGTTGCGCGGGAATCACGAGTGCGCAAGCATAAACAGGATATACGGGTTCTACGACGAGTGCAAGAGACGATACAACATCAAATTATGGAAAACGTTCACGGATTGTTTTAATTGTTTGCCGATCGCCGCGATCGTTGACGAAAAAATATTCTGTTGCCACGGTGGACTCAGTCCGGATCTGCAG AACATGGAACAAATCAGAAGAATTATGCGCCCGACTGATGTACCTGATACTGGCCTTCTGTGTGACTTATTATGGTCAGATCCGGATAAGGAGGTTCAG GGATGGGGAGAGAATGATAGAGGTGTTTCGTTCACGTTCGGTCCGGACGTAGTATCCAAGTTCTTAAATCGTCACGATATGGATTTAATATGTAGAGCGCATCAGGTTGTCGAAGATGGTTACGAATTTTTCGCGAAACGCCAATTGGTTACTTTGTTTTCTGCGCCGAATTATTGCGGAGAATTTGACAACGCCGGTGGAATGATGAGCGTCGATGAGACCCTAATGTGCAGTTTTCAG ATATTGAAACCATCGGAGAAGAAAGCAAAGTATCAGTTTGTAGCAGTGAATACAGGGCAGGGCACAAGACCATCTACACCACAGAGGAATCCAGTGaaaaagaaatga
- the Mf gene encoding myofilin isoform X2 encodes MDARFRSNLDMIGRNEPITRKAKFWQSYVRALKGTDDMRAPEHTHRPRSIFRSDYPELSSSWPFGKSIFENPLHAADRINVPGYRYLPVHREIYGYSPRQIYPHQYKPVERFTPARPFDPEKAWTDHLNRLADIDKLYPSKTPLLSRHISPPLSTKRLFDIHGNLLFDNDFLPSFSTLLRKKPLFDLLEPSPMAPVSAFTRDPWWYPSYAPYIPSYAQRSTPFYLRDSYLSPVKRCYLWSRHPIRPFAHAY; translated from the exons ATGGACGCGCGCTTTAGAAGCAACCTCGACATGATCGGGCGCAACGAGCCCATCACAAGGAAAGCCAAATTCTGGCAGAGTTATGTCCGAGCCTTAAAAG GTACCGACGACATGAGAGCTCCTGAACACACGCACAGGCCTCGCAGCATTTTCCGCTCGGATTACCCTGAACTGTCCTCCTCGTGGCCTTTTGGAAAATCTATCTTTGAAAATCCCCTTCACGCAGCCGATCGCATCAACGTTCCTGGATACAG GTACCTGCCCGTCCACCGTGAGATCTACGGTTACTCACCGAGGCAGATCTACCCCCATCAATACAAACCTGTAGAACGCTTCACTCCCG CGAGACCATTCGACCCTGAGAAAGCTTGGACCGATCATCTGAACCGCTTGGCAGACATCGACAAACTGTATCCGAGCAAAACGCCTTTGCTGTCTCGGCATATAAGCCCTCCGCTCAGTACGAAACGACTGTTCGACATCCACG GTAACTTGTTATTCGATAACGATTTCTTACCGTCTTTCTCTACGTTGCTACGAAAGAAGCCCTTGTTCGACCTTCTTGAACCATCACCAATGGCGCCGGTCAGTGCTTTTACCAGAGACCCATGGTGGTACCCGAGCTACGCTCCTTATATCCCGAGCTATGCTCAAAGATCCACTCCGTTCTATCTGAGGGACAGTTACCTCAGTCCTGTAAAGCGTTGCTACCTATGGAGCCGACATCCAATCAGGCCTTTCG CTCACGCCTACTGA
- the Mf gene encoding myofilin isoform X1, which translates to MDARFRSNLDMIGRNEPITRKAKFWQSYVRALKGTDDMRAPEHTHRPRSIFRSDYPELSSSWPFGKSIFENPLHAADRINVPGYRYLPVHREIYGYSPRQIYPHQYKPVERFTPARPFDPEKAWTDHLNRLADIDKLYPSKTPLLSRHISPPLSTKRLFDIHGNLLFDNDFLPSFSTLLRKKPLFDLLEPSPMAPVSAFTRDPWWYPSYAPYIPSYAQRSTPFYLRDSYLSPVKRCYLWSRHPIRPFGSLYYYYSKPVPRFHFTSPWYNKRTTY; encoded by the exons ATGGACGCGCGCTTTAGAAGCAACCTCGACATGATCGGGCGCAACGAGCCCATCACAAGGAAAGCCAAATTCTGGCAGAGTTATGTCCGAGCCTTAAAAG GTACCGACGACATGAGAGCTCCTGAACACACGCACAGGCCTCGCAGCATTTTCCGCTCGGATTACCCTGAACTGTCCTCCTCGTGGCCTTTTGGAAAATCTATCTTTGAAAATCCCCTTCACGCAGCCGATCGCATCAACGTTCCTGGATACAG GTACCTGCCCGTCCACCGTGAGATCTACGGTTACTCACCGAGGCAGATCTACCCCCATCAATACAAACCTGTAGAACGCTTCACTCCCG CGAGACCATTCGACCCTGAGAAAGCTTGGACCGATCATCTGAACCGCTTGGCAGACATCGACAAACTGTATCCGAGCAAAACGCCTTTGCTGTCTCGGCATATAAGCCCTCCGCTCAGTACGAAACGACTGTTCGACATCCACG GTAACTTGTTATTCGATAACGATTTCTTACCGTCTTTCTCTACGTTGCTACGAAAGAAGCCCTTGTTCGACCTTCTTGAACCATCACCAATGGCGCCGGTCAGTGCTTTTACCAGAGACCCATGGTGGTACCCGAGCTACGCTCCTTATATCCCGAGCTATGCTCAAAGATCCACTCCGTTCTATCTGAGGGACAGTTACCTCAGTCCTGTAAAGCGTTGCTACCTATGGAGCCGACATCCAATCAGGCCTTTCG GATCGTTATACTACTATTATTCGAAGCCAGTTCCACGATTTCACTTTACCAGCCCGTGGTACAATAAACGTACCACATATTAA